The Triticum urartu cultivar G1812 chromosome 5, Tu2.1, whole genome shotgun sequence genome contains the following window.
AATTTTGCAGATAATATTGAAATTTCTACAAGCAGTGAATTATAGTAGTAAATTTCTGCACATTTAATCTTCATCTGGAACTTTTGTTAAGGCATCAATCAGCTTGAGACCACAGTCGTATGATTAACTCAGGAGATTCTGTCCAAAATTTAGCCTTCCCAAGGCGGCAGACAAGATTGCAAAGCAAAAGATGACCTAGTCCAAAGCCCACAGCTAGCACATGCTGAAACTGTACGAGGCCAAAATAATGGTGACACGGACATAAAGACACTGTGTGTTGATCACGCTATGGAGAATCATGACGCTGAAGAAATTGGCCATCGAATTCGTGGCCAAAAACTCTCGCAGAGCGAAGAAATTCGTGGTCTTGAAAGAAAATACTATGTGGACGTGCGGGTGCCCACGTTGCGCCGGTGTGGCTGGCGATCGGCGTTGGCAGGTTGGGACGTACCACGGGGAGCTCCTTGCGGAAGATGTAGTAGCGGAGCGGCGCGATGAGGTCGAGCAGGAAGTGGCCGCCGGAGATGTGGCAGTGGACGTGCAGCGACATGGCGCCCTGCACCTTCTTCCACTCGGCCACCACCTCGTCCCGCTGCAGGCGGTTGTACCAGCCCTGCAGCTGCGCGGCGTGGATGGTGTGCGACACCGCCAGCGTCAGCCGCGCCGTCACGTCGCTGTGGGTGAGCGTGTAGGTCCGCGGCAGCTTGCCCGGGTGCTTCTCCTCATCCACCCCCACGAACAGCACCTTGAGCTTGGACGCCTCGAAGATGGCCGGACCAAACAGCCGCGCCCGCTGCAACCCACAAAAACAGAGCATCCAGTTCGTCAGCCCATCATGTCACCGGCGGGAGATATAGAGAGAGGAGCAGACGGTAAGCGGATGTGATTCTTCTTACCGGCACGACGTGGCGCCTCCGGCGGCCGAGCACGAGCACCTTCCCGGGGCGCGCGCCGGCGAGCCGCGTGCGCCGCTGCTGCTGCATCTGCTTGAGGTGCG
Protein-coding sequences here:
- the LOC125510103 gene encoding protein STAY-GREEN, chloroplastic-like; amino-acid sequence: MATASTMSLLPISHLKQMQQQRRTRLAGARPGKVLVLGRRRRHVVPRARLFGPAIFEASKLKVLFVGVDEEKHPGKLPRTYTLTHSDVTARLTLAVSHTIHAAQLQGWYNRLQRDEVVAEWKKVQGAMSLHVHCHISGGHFLLDLIAPLRYYIFRKELPVVLKAFVHGDGSLFSQHPELEEATVWVYFHSNNPNFNRVECWGPLRDAAAPYDDENATADSPAADAAVATATGEQAVRAGQWPRRCPGQCDCCFPPECLIPWPQEHEMAADAGQAPPQ